The following proteins are encoded in a genomic region of Clostridium kluyveri:
- a CDS encoding sirohydrochlorin cobaltochelatase: MKKAILVVSFGTTYESTRKLTIDVIEDKIRKRFSDYEIRRAFTAYKIINVLKTRDKVIVDTPGEALEKLKNEGFEKVIVQPLHIIPGEEYEFIVRIVQKYNKSFKEIKIGRPVLFYKGINEEIPDDYDVMVAAIKKILPKGTLSILMGHGSTHWANACYSCLQLVLRENGFNNCFIANVEGYPDFDNVVQHINKNFVFEKEADKKITLIPLMLVAGNHALVDMAGEEEESWKNILMRLGFNVETYIHGLGEIEEFQNIYIEHIQDIIDSKYDYTSHKKEEEYECQKL; the protein is encoded by the coding sequence GTGAAAAAGGCAATTTTAGTTGTTAGTTTTGGAACAACTTATGAAAGTACAAGAAAACTTACAATTGATGTTATTGAAGATAAAATAAGAAAAAGATTTAGCGATTATGAAATCAGAAGGGCATTTACGGCTTATAAAATAATAAACGTATTAAAAACAAGAGATAAAGTAATAGTAGATACACCTGGAGAAGCTCTGGAAAAATTAAAAAATGAGGGTTTTGAAAAAGTAATTGTGCAGCCGCTTCATATAATACCTGGAGAAGAGTATGAATTCATTGTAAGGATAGTCCAAAAATATAATAAAAGTTTTAAAGAAATAAAAATAGGTAGACCTGTATTATTTTATAAAGGAATAAATGAAGAAATTCCAGATGATTATGATGTGATGGTAGCTGCAATTAAAAAAATACTCCCAAAAGGTACATTAAGCATATTAATGGGTCATGGCAGTACCCACTGGGCTAATGCCTGTTATTCCTGTCTGCAGCTTGTTTTAAGAGAAAATGGATTTAATAATTGTTTTATTGCTAATGTAGAAGGCTACCCGGATTTCGATAATGTAGTACAGCATATTAATAAAAATTTTGTTTTTGAGAAAGAAGCAGATAAAAAAATTACATTAATTCCACTGATGTTGGTGGCAGGAAATCACGCCCTAGTAGATATGGCGGGGGAAGAAGAGGAATCCTGGAAAAATATTTTAATGAGACTTGGATTTAATGTAGAAACTTATATCCATGGGCTTGGAGAAATCGAAGAATTTCAAAATATTTACATAGAACATATACAAGACATTATAGATTCAAAGTATGATTATACATCTCATAAAAAAGAGGAGGAATATGAATGTCAAAAATTATGA